GTGGGGTTCTGGCTGTATCTGCTCGTATACTACGCACAATCACCTCCGGGACACTCCGACGTCATTACGACGAATCCCGCACTGGTCATCGCGTGGCTCATCGCGATCATCGCTTTAGCACACTGGTTTCGGACAGCGACTCCCTGGCTGACTCGTGGAGCGATCGGATGTATTGGTTTCTTCGGATTTGGTGTGCTTAGTCTCAACGCGATCCGACCGATTTTCCCTGGAACATCTCCCACGCCGTCGTCATTGCTCATATTAGTCGCACCCCTGATGGTACTCGCCGTCCTCGCGACCTGGGGCCTGCCCATTATGATTAGATCGAAAGAAGGACCTCTCGTCCTCACACTGTTGATCGCGCCGCTCACCTTTATCGGCCTTGGCTTGACTGCTGGATTATCCCTCCAGTATGATTTTCTGGTAATGCGCACCCAGACGTTCGTTCACCTTGGAACCGTCGTGATAGCAGCAATGGCGGTCTTCGTCCTCTATGACCGCGTGCCTGATCGACCACTGCCACTAACCATGACGGTCAAAGTGGGTCTTCCAATACTGTTGATACTGGTTGCTGTTGTCACCGTTCCGATCGCCTTTGCAGGGCTCGAAATGCTCTCCTACCAAGGAACGACTACCGAAGCGGAGTTCTCGGCGGTGACGTTCGCTTCAACGACGATGGAGACTTCCTGGAGTGGGGACGATCATATCACTCGGATCGAATCCAATTACTACGGTTCCGATTATAATATGGGCCCACATCCAGTCTATGAGTGGCTACAGGGAGGCGATCCTCCTCCCTGTCCAGTAGTCGCACAAGATTCCTGGACCACTCTAGGTGCACAACTGTATCCTGCTCCGCCAGAGGACCTCGATGAGCAAACATACGCTGACTGGCAGGAGACTAACAACGCAATCTACGTCTCTGGTGAGAGTGATGATCAAACCGTGATCGTTGTACCGACTGGTAAAGTAGAGGGGGACTGCTGACAGCCAGTTCAAGATTCGCACCCGCTCCGTAATCCTCGAGTTCTCAAGAGGGAAGCCGAGCGTGAAGAGACATATGGCGAACTGTTCAACATCAACTCCCCGGACGTCGTTCCGATCGCAGTAAAGACGGCCAGAACCGATCACCCGATAGATGATGTCTGGACGGGCGTTTCAGCGTGGAATACGACCTGCCGTCGGTCACACCCGTGAGGATCTCCGCGAGCGCTCGTTCCTGCTCCGTCCGCGGAACGATCTCCGTCGGTATCCTGAGTGGATCGAGCTCTCCTTTCGCCGCGAACACCGACTCCCTGTTGGCCGTCTCGTCGAAGAGATCGTCGTACCGTGACATAGCGTAGGTTCCTCGGTTCCACCCGAATTACGACTGTGTATGTTGGTTGGCCTAAACCCGCTTTCGGTGGAGTCTCTCGTAACCGAGCGCTTGGTGTGAGCATCCGCTCACGAGAGACAAGAGTTGGCTGTCACAGTTCACCTCGGCAGCGGGTCGCCAGGTCGCCCGCTCGAGGACCAGTCCCCACCACTCGAGTGCTTGGACGTCCCGACCGGCGACTCTGAGTGAATTCGCCATCGGCCAGTCATCGACCCCCTTCGAAGCGAGCAGCGAGGAAGGACACTGCGGCGGCGTACGTCTCAGCTAACAGCCCATCGACATCGCCACTGTATCCGCTCCGGAACTCTTCCCTCACCTGGCGAGCCAGCTGTATACGGTTCGGTCGGCTAGAGGTGTACAGAAACATCCTACAGGACTCACCTAACGGATCGAGATGTCGAGAGACTCCCTGTCTCGATCACGAAACCTCTGGGTGATCTAGCGACTGATGGAATCGTCCACTTCAAGCCCCGTCCGTATCATTTCGTACACTTCGTCGTGGTCTCTGTAGCCGTACTCGTAGGCCGAAATGTTCCAAATTAAACTTCGCAAGGGTGTTCCGGGTTCCGAGGAGAACGCCTCGACTTTCAGGAGGGAGGGCGGCACGCTCATCCGCCGGAACACAACCTACCCACCGTTCCATACTGGTGACCCACGAGCGCCCGAATCAGAACGTCGAGGTGTACGGACTCCAGATCTCGTAGGAGTCCGGGAAGAGCGTGGGATCGGTCTGGCCCATCGATCCCGGCCCGAAGTAGTCCGGGTAGGTGTTCGAGTAATCGTGTTCGATCGGGGCCCCACCGTACCATCCGTCACCGTAGTAATCGAAGATGTCCCAGCTGGCTGCCGCCGGACCGCTCGTCCCTCCGCCGGGGTATATCGGCGTCACCGGTCCGTACATACCTTCGTACATCCCGATCGGGGAATCCGACAGTATCCCCGGGACGTTCTCGAACCCGTGTTCGTAGATCAACGCCTCGTACGCCTGGGTATCCGCGGGCGTTTCGCCCGTCATCTCCGAGATCGAGGCGTAATCCCCGTAGTACGGCGTATCGTACCCATACCAGACCGACTCCGGGCCGACGAAGGCGTCTCCGGAGGCCCAGTCGACGGTGTAATCGTAGCTGTAGGGGTCGGTGTAGTACTCTGCCCCGGTGGTAGCACCCGACCAGTCGTACGAATCCGGAGCCCCAGGATACGTCGGGTCTGTCCAGTAGTACTCAGTTCCACCATCGTAGATATCCCACCCACCGTACCATCCGACGGAGGGATCGTAAAGCATGCCGGTCGCTGGATCGAAGCCCTCCCCGGTCTCCGTGTTGAAGAAGATGCCCGTGGTGGAATCATACGAGTGACTCGACACCGGATCCGAATACACACCGGTGCTCGCGTCGTACTCCCAGCCCGAAAACGCATCCGAAGCCCCCTCAGAGAGCTCCTCGTCCGATTCACTCGAGATGTCGGATGCATCTTCGGACCCTGAACCCTCATTCGCGTAAGGTGTCTCTGATCCCACGTCGCTATCGGGATCCAGGGCTGATTCGTCGTATCCATACTCGTCCTCGGGAGTGAAATCGTAGCCATACTCGTCGTAACCGTACTCCGAGCCACCCTCGACGATGCCCGTCGCGACCTGCTCAGTATCCGAAGCGGCCCTCGTGGCCGAGATTTCCGACTCGCCGTTGAGTTCGGATAGTAATTCGTCTAATAGGTCGAGTACCTCCTCGCTCATGATCCCCACGCACTACGCATTGTATAACGTTAACTCTTCACATTGGTTCGAGTCGACACGAGCCGAGGGAGTACGGCGATACCGAGGGCGACCCCCGAGGACGTCGGATCGAGAACCGAATACCCGACCGGCTCTCCGTTCGGCTTCGATTAATTCGAGAAAACCAACGTTCTCGGTCGTAGGAGTGTCCACTTCGGGGTACGGGAGCGTCGATCTCTCCGATCGTCACGGGCGATCCGATTTCGCCCCGCTGCCAAGCGATCGAATGAACAGCGCGAGCCGTGAAGGCGATCGGTGTTCCGAGGCACGCTCTGCTGAGATCGCTTT
This region of Halalkalicoccus sp. CGA53 genomic DNA includes:
- a CDS encoding OCRE domain-containing protein; translation: MSEEVLDLLDELLSELNGESEISATRAASDTEQVATGIVEGGSEYGYDEYGYDFTPEDEYGYDESALDPDSDVGSETPYANEGSGSEDASDISSESDEELSEGASDAFSGWEYDASTGVYSDPVSSHSYDSTTGIFFNTETGEGFDPATGMLYDPSVGWYGGWDIYDGGTEYYWTDPTYPGAPDSYDWSGATTGAEYYTDPYSYDYTVDWASGDAFVGPESVWYGYDTPYYGDYASISEMTGETPADTQAYEALIYEHGFENVPGILSDSPIGMYEGMYGPVTPIYPGGGTSGPAAASWDIFDYYGDGWYGGAPIEHDYSNTYPDYFGPGSMGQTDPTLFPDSYEIWSPYTSTF